The proteins below are encoded in one region of Brassica napus cultivar Da-Ae chromosome A6, Da-Ae, whole genome shotgun sequence:
- the LOC106410435 gene encoding cruciferin BnC1-like: MARLSSLLSFSLALLIFLHGSTAQQFPNECQLDQLNALEPSHVLKAEAGRIEVWDHHAPQLRCSGVSFVRYIIESKGLYLPSFFSTAKLSFVAKGQGLMGRVVPGCAETFQDSSVFQPGGGSPFGEGQGQGQQGQGQGQQGQGQGQQGQGQQGQGQGFRDMHQKVEHIRTGDTIATHPGVAQWFYNDGNQPLVIVSVLDLASHQNQLDRNPRPFYLAGNNPQGQVWIEGREQQPQKNILNGFTPEVLAKAFKIDVRTAQQLQNQEDNRGNIIRVQGPFSVIRPPLRSQRPQEEVNGLEETICSARCTDNLDDPSNADVYKPQLGYISTLNSYDLPILRFLRLSALRGSIRQNAMVLPQWNANANAVLYVTDGEAHVQVVNDNGDRVFDGQVSQGQLLSIPQGFSVVKRATSEQFRWIEFKTNANAQINTLAGRTSVLRGLPLEVISNGYQISLEEARRVKFNTIETTLTHSSGPASYGRPRKADA; this comes from the exons ATGGCTCGGctctcatctcttctctctttttcctTAGCACTTTTGATCTTTCTCCATGGCTCTACAGCTCAACAGTTTCCAAACGAGTGTCAGCTAGACCAGCTCAATGCACTGGAGCCGTCACACGTACTTAAGGCTGAGGCTGGTCGCATCGAGGTGTGGGACCACCACGCTCCTCAGCTACGTTGCTCTGGTGTCTCCTTCGTACGTTACATCATCGAGTCTAAGGGTCTCTACTTGCCCTCTTTCTTTAGCACCGCGAAGCTCTCCTTCGTGGCTAAAG GACAAGGTCTTATGGGGAGAGTGGTCCCTGGATGCGCCGAGACATTCCAGGACTCATCAGTGTTCCAACCAGGCGGTGGTAGCCCCTTCGGAGAAGGCCAGGGCCAGGGACAACAAGGTCAGGGCCAAGGCCAGCAGGGTCAAGGCCAGGGACAACAGGGCCAGGGCCAACAGGGTCAAGGCCAGGGCTTCCGTGATATGCACCAGAAAGTGGAGCACATAAGGACCGGGGACACCATCGCTACACATCCCGGTGTAGCCCAATGGTTCTACAACGATGGAAACCAACCACTTGTTATCGTTTCCGTCCTCGATTTAGCCAGCCACCAGAACCAGCTCGACCGCAACCCAAGg CCATTTTACTTAGCCGGAAACAACCCACAAGGCCAAGTATGGATAGAAGGACGAGAGCAACAGCCACAAAAGAACATCCTTAATGGCTTCACACCAGAGGTTCTTGCTAAAgcttttaagatagatgttagGACAGCGCAGCAACTTCAGAACCAGGAAGACAACCGTGGAAACATTATCCGAGTCCAAGGCCCATTCAGTGTCATTAGGCCGCCTTTGAGGAGTCAGAGACCGCAGGAGGAAGTTAACGGTTTAGAAGAGACCATATGCAGCGCGAGGTGCACCGATAACCTCGATGATCCATCTAATGCTGACGTATACAAGCCACAGCTCGGTTACATCAGCACTCTCAACAGCTACGATCTCCCCATCCTTCGCTTCCTTCGTCTCTCAGCCCTCCGTGGATCTATTCGTCAA AACGCGATGGTGCTTCCACAGTGGAACGCAAACGCAAACGCGGTTCTCTACGTGACAGACGGGGAAGCCCATGTGCAGGTGGTTAACGACAACGGTGACAGAGTGTTCGACGGACAAGTCTCTCAAGGACAGCTACTTTCCATACCACAAGGTTTCTCCGTGGTGAAACGCGCAACAAGCGAACAGTTCCGGTGGATCGAGTTCAAGACAAACGCAAACGCACAGATCAACACACTTGCTGGACGAACCTCGGTCTTGAGAGGTTTACCATTAGAGGTCATATCCAATGGGTACCAAATCTCACTCGAAGAAGCAAGAAGGGTTAAGTTCAACACGATCGAGACCACTTTGACCCACAGCAGTGGCCCAGCTAGCTACGGCAGGCCAAGGAAGGCTGATGCTTAA
- the LOC106410434 gene encoding pentatricopeptide repeat-containing protein ELI1, chloroplastic isoform X1, whose protein sequence is MASSPILTTSLPQKQLTTSSSSAAGFRLPPPEKLAVLLDKSESVDLVKQIHAAILRRNLFLHPYHPVLNLKLHRAYASHGKIHHSLSLIHQTIDPDLFLFSAAINTASTNGLRDQAFLLYFQLLSSETVPNEFTFSSILKSCSTQSVKAVHTHVLKFGLGLDPYVATGLVDVYARGGGDVVSAQKVFDRMPERSIVSSTAMITCYAKQGNVEAARALFERVPETERDIVSWNVMIDGYAQHGFPCEALMLFRELLAKGEPKPDEITVVATLSACSQIGALESGRWIHVFIKRSRIRVNVKVCTALIDMYSKCGSLEEAVSVFNDAPRKDVVAWNAMIAGYAVHGYSQDALRLFDEMQGTAGLQPTDITFVATLQACAHAGLVEEGVRMFESMGQEYGIKPKIEHYGCLVSLLGRAGRLKQAYEIIKNMEMEADSVIWSSLLGSCKLHGDFVLGKEIAEYLIRRNITNSGIYVLLSNMYASVSDYEGVAKVRSLMKEKTIVKEPGVSAIEVDDRVHEFRAGDRNHLQSKEIYTMVRKMSERIKSCGYVPDTDAVLQDLEETEKEESLEVHSERLAIAYGLISTKPGSPLRIFKNLRVCSDCHTVTKLISKITGRKIVMRDRNRFHHFVDGSCSCGDFCGPCKRRTDQILSDWSKKGKAGIWSRSCTA, encoded by the exons ATGGCCTCGTCACCAATTCTCACCACGTCACTTCCGCAAAAACAGTTGACcacttcctcctcctccgccgctgGATTCCGCCTTCCGCCGCCTGAGAAACTCGCAGTTCTACTCGACAAATCTGAATCAGTGGATTTAGTCAAGCAAATCCACGCGGCTATTCTCCGCCGCAACCTCTTCCTCCATCCTTACCACCCTGTTCTAAACCTCAAGCTCCACCGTGCATACGCTTCCCACGGAAAGATTCACCACTCGTTGTCTCTAATTCACCAGACGATCGATCCCGACTTGTTCCTATTCTCCGCCGCGATCAACACCGCCTCCACTAACGGCCTCCGTGACCAAGCTTTCCTTCTTTACTTTCAGTTGCTATCTTCTGAAACCGTCCCCAACGAGTTTACTTTCTCGTCGATTTTGAAATCATGCTCGACTCAGTCTGTAAAAGCGGTCCACACACATGTGCTCAAGTTCGGATTGGGGCTAGATCCTTACGTGGCGACTGGTCTCGTCGACGTTTACgcaagaggaggaggagatgtAGTTTCTGCGCAGAAGGTGTTCGATAGAATGCCTGAGAGAAGCATCGTTTCCTCCACGGCTATGATCACCTGCTACGCGAAGCAAGGGAACGTTGAGGCTGCGAGGGCTTTGTTCGAAAGAGTGCCTGAGACTGAGAGAGACATTGTTTCTTGGAACGTGATGATCGATGGATACGCTCAACATGGCTTTCCCTGCGAAGCTCTGATGCTTTTCCGGGAACTGTTGGCCAAAGGAGAGCCTAAACCTGATGAAATAACAGTCGTGGCGACTCTTTCGGCTTGTTCGCAGATCGGCGCGCTTGAATCCGGGCGTTGGATCCATGTTTTCATCAAGAGAAGTCGCATCAGGGTCAATGTTAAAGTATGCACGGCTTTGATTGATATGTATAGCAAATGTGGGAGCTTGGAAGAGGCTGTTTCAGTGTTTAACGATGCTCCGAGGAAGGATGTCGTTGCCTGGAATGCGATGATTGCTGGATACGCAGTGCATGGGTATAGCCAAGACGCGTTGAGGTTGTTTGATGAGATGCAGGGAACCGCAGGGCTGCAGCCAACGGATATAACTTTCGTAGCAACACTACAGGCTTGTGCTCATGCTGGTTTGGTAGAGGAAGGTGTCAGAATGTTTGAGTCAATGGGACAGGAGTATGGTATTAAACCCAAGATCGAACATTACGGATGTTTGGTCAGTCTCCTCGGTCGTGCTGGTCGGTTAAAGCAGGCTTATGAGATCATAAAGAACATGGAAATGGAGGCTGATTCCGTTATATGGAGTTCTCTTTTAGGAAGCTGTAAACTTCATGGAGATTTCGTGTTAGGCAAGGAAATTGCAGAGTATCTCATTAGGCGGAACATCACAAACTCGGGAATTTATGTTCTTCTTTCGAATATGTATGCATCTGTGAGTGATTATGAAGGCGTGGCGAAAGTGAGGAGCTTGATGAAGGAGAAAACAATAGTGAAAGAGCCAGGAGTAAGCGCCATAGAAGTCGATGATAGAGTTCATGAATTCCGAGCGGGAGATAGAAACCATCTGCAAAGCAAGGAGATTTACACAATGGTGAGAAAGATGAGCGAAAGGATCAAGTCTTGTGGTTACGTGCCAGACACAGACGCGGTGTTGCAAGATCTCGAAGAGACAGAGAAAGAGGAGTCTCTAGAGGTTCACAGCGAGAGGCTAGCCATTGCGTATGGTCTGATTAGTACTAAACCAGGAAGTCCCTTGAGGATATTCAAGAACCTGCGAGTGTGTTCGGATTGTCATACGGTGACAAAACTGATATCGAAGATCACAGGAAGGAAAATTGTCATGAGAGATCGGAATAGGTTCCATCATTTCGTGGATGGTTCTTGTTCTTGTGGCGATTTCTG CGGTCCTTGCAAGAGACGAACAGACCAGATCTTATCTGACTGGAGCAAAAAAGGAAAGGCAGGCATATGGAGCAGATCTTGTACCGCATAA
- the LOC106410434 gene encoding pentatricopeptide repeat-containing protein ELI1, chloroplastic isoform X2 — translation MASSPILTTSLPQKQLTTSSSSAAGFRLPPPEKLAVLLDKSESVDLVKQIHAAILRRNLFLHPYHPVLNLKLHRAYASHGKIHHSLSLIHQTIDPDLFLFSAAINTASTNGLRDQAFLLYFQLLSSETVPNEFTFSSILKSCSTQSVKAVHTHVLKFGLGLDPYVATGLVDVYARGGGDVVSAQKVFDRMPERSIVSSTAMITCYAKQGNVEAARALFERVPETERDIVSWNVMIDGYAQHGFPCEALMLFRELLAKGEPKPDEITVVATLSACSQIGALESGRWIHVFIKRSRIRVNVKVCTALIDMYSKCGSLEEAVSVFNDAPRKDVVAWNAMIAGYAVHGYSQDALRLFDEMQGTAGLQPTDITFVATLQACAHAGLVEEGVRMFESMGQEYGIKPKIEHYGCLVSLLGRAGRLKQAYEIIKNMEMEADSVIWSSLLGSCKLHGDFVLGKEIAEYLIRRNITNSGIYVLLSNMYASVSDYEGVAKVRSLMKEKTIVKEPGVSAIEVDDRVHEFRAGDRNHLQSKEIYTMVRKMSERIKSCGYVPDTDAVLQDLEETEKEESLEVHSERLAIAYGLISTKPGSPLRIFKNLRVCSDCHTVTKLISKITGRKIVMRDRNRFHHFVDGSCSCGDFW, via the coding sequence ATGGCCTCGTCACCAATTCTCACCACGTCACTTCCGCAAAAACAGTTGACcacttcctcctcctccgccgctgGATTCCGCCTTCCGCCGCCTGAGAAACTCGCAGTTCTACTCGACAAATCTGAATCAGTGGATTTAGTCAAGCAAATCCACGCGGCTATTCTCCGCCGCAACCTCTTCCTCCATCCTTACCACCCTGTTCTAAACCTCAAGCTCCACCGTGCATACGCTTCCCACGGAAAGATTCACCACTCGTTGTCTCTAATTCACCAGACGATCGATCCCGACTTGTTCCTATTCTCCGCCGCGATCAACACCGCCTCCACTAACGGCCTCCGTGACCAAGCTTTCCTTCTTTACTTTCAGTTGCTATCTTCTGAAACCGTCCCCAACGAGTTTACTTTCTCGTCGATTTTGAAATCATGCTCGACTCAGTCTGTAAAAGCGGTCCACACACATGTGCTCAAGTTCGGATTGGGGCTAGATCCTTACGTGGCGACTGGTCTCGTCGACGTTTACgcaagaggaggaggagatgtAGTTTCTGCGCAGAAGGTGTTCGATAGAATGCCTGAGAGAAGCATCGTTTCCTCCACGGCTATGATCACCTGCTACGCGAAGCAAGGGAACGTTGAGGCTGCGAGGGCTTTGTTCGAAAGAGTGCCTGAGACTGAGAGAGACATTGTTTCTTGGAACGTGATGATCGATGGATACGCTCAACATGGCTTTCCCTGCGAAGCTCTGATGCTTTTCCGGGAACTGTTGGCCAAAGGAGAGCCTAAACCTGATGAAATAACAGTCGTGGCGACTCTTTCGGCTTGTTCGCAGATCGGCGCGCTTGAATCCGGGCGTTGGATCCATGTTTTCATCAAGAGAAGTCGCATCAGGGTCAATGTTAAAGTATGCACGGCTTTGATTGATATGTATAGCAAATGTGGGAGCTTGGAAGAGGCTGTTTCAGTGTTTAACGATGCTCCGAGGAAGGATGTCGTTGCCTGGAATGCGATGATTGCTGGATACGCAGTGCATGGGTATAGCCAAGACGCGTTGAGGTTGTTTGATGAGATGCAGGGAACCGCAGGGCTGCAGCCAACGGATATAACTTTCGTAGCAACACTACAGGCTTGTGCTCATGCTGGTTTGGTAGAGGAAGGTGTCAGAATGTTTGAGTCAATGGGACAGGAGTATGGTATTAAACCCAAGATCGAACATTACGGATGTTTGGTCAGTCTCCTCGGTCGTGCTGGTCGGTTAAAGCAGGCTTATGAGATCATAAAGAACATGGAAATGGAGGCTGATTCCGTTATATGGAGTTCTCTTTTAGGAAGCTGTAAACTTCATGGAGATTTCGTGTTAGGCAAGGAAATTGCAGAGTATCTCATTAGGCGGAACATCACAAACTCGGGAATTTATGTTCTTCTTTCGAATATGTATGCATCTGTGAGTGATTATGAAGGCGTGGCGAAAGTGAGGAGCTTGATGAAGGAGAAAACAATAGTGAAAGAGCCAGGAGTAAGCGCCATAGAAGTCGATGATAGAGTTCATGAATTCCGAGCGGGAGATAGAAACCATCTGCAAAGCAAGGAGATTTACACAATGGTGAGAAAGATGAGCGAAAGGATCAAGTCTTGTGGTTACGTGCCAGACACAGACGCGGTGTTGCAAGATCTCGAAGAGACAGAGAAAGAGGAGTCTCTAGAGGTTCACAGCGAGAGGCTAGCCATTGCGTATGGTCTGATTAGTACTAAACCAGGAAGTCCCTTGAGGATATTCAAGAACCTGCGAGTGTGTTCGGATTGTCATACGGTGACAAAACTGATATCGAAGATCACAGGAAGGAAAATTGTCATGAGAGATCGGAATAGGTTCCATCATTTCGTGGATGGTTCTTGTTCTTGTGGCGATTTCTGGTAA